AGCGAACTTGAAACCGAGCTCTTTCAATTCCCTAATGCGCGCCAGCAATTGCGTCGTGGGACGGACAGTTTCCAGGATTTCGAGAATGACCTGATCGGGAGGCAGGAACCGCACGAAATCGCTCATCAACACGACCTCGTCGACATTGACGAAGGCAATCTGCTCGCCCACCACCTGCTTCATGCCCAGCTGCGACGCATGGGAGATCACGGCGGCGGTGGCGGCGGCATAATCGGTCAGCTGCGCGTCCTCATGCTCCGGGGCGGCGCGGAACAGCAACTCGAACGCCACCAGTTTCTGGTCGCGCCCGAGTATGGGCTGGCGCGCCAAAAAGAAATCGTCGGACGGCGTGGACGTGGCTGCCGTTGCTACCGCATGCATGTAAAAACTCCTGAAACGCACGGCACGCACCATGCGCACCGGGCCCGGTCTGGCCGGGATACCGGTCCGACTATACTACAGACGGGAAGTCTTTACATTTCGACATCGTATCAAATCGTTTCAGACATAGTTGTGCTCGCGAGAAACGATTCATGCAAGCGGGTCAGGAACGGCCCGATCCGTTGCGTTTCAACGGGCCGCGCGGTGCCGGTTTCGCCTCCGTGCGTGGACCGCGCGCACCACGTCCCTCGCCACTCTCGCCTTCCGTACGCGTGCGCGGGCCGTCGCCGAACGCCTGCCCCGGCAGGCGCAGGCTGCCGCCGCCGGACAGCGGGCTCGCGCGGCGCGCATTGCCCACCGGCTGGCGCGGCGTACCGGCCACGCCGCCGCGCGCGCCCGCCGCGCCCGTGATTTGTGTGCCTTTTTCGATACGGAACGTCGCGCCCGCATCCTGGCCCAGCACTTGCACCAGATAAGGCATCGTCTCGCGCAGCGTCGCTTCCAGCGTGTAAGGCGGATTCAGGATGAACATGCCGCTGCTGTGCAGGCCGTTGCCGTCCGCACGCGGGCCCGCCACGCTCAACGTCACGTGCAGCCATTCCTTGGCCGGCAGCCGCTTCAGGCGGTCGGCGAACTGGCGCGATTCCATGCGCTGCAGCACCGGATACCACACGGCATACATGCCCGCCGGGAAACGCTTCAGCGCCTCGTCGAGCGCGTCGCGCACGTGTTTGTAGTCGAGCTTGACTTCATACGGCGGATCGACGAGCACCAGTGCCCGGCGCGACGGCGGCGGCAGCAGCGCCTTGAGTCCGTGGAAGCCATCCGCGTGGTCGACGAGGATGCGGCGGCCGCGCGCACGCTCGCCCTGCTCCGCATGGTGCGCCTCGAGCTTGCGGACATTTTCCGCCAATACCTTGATATCGGCCGGATGCAGTTCGAACAGACGCAGGCGATCTTCCAGGCGCGCCTCGGCGTCCGCCACCCACGGCGAGCCGGGATACCAGCGCAGCTTGCCGCTCGGGTTCAGCTTGCGCACGACGTCCACGTAATCGGCCAGCGCGGGCGGCAGGTCGTCGCGGCCCCACAGGCGCGCGATGCCGTCCACGTATTCCCCGCTCCTGACCGCCTGCGCGCTGTCGAGCGCGTATACCCCGGCACCGGCATGGGTGTCGATATACGTGTAAGCCGTGTCTTTCTGGTTCATGTATTTGTGCAACTGAACCTGAACAAAGTGCTTGAGGACATCGGCGTGATTACCCGCGTGGAAGGCGTGGCGGTAGCTGAACATAGGAGATTCCAATCTGGTTGATGCGGCGCCCGCGGTGCGATCGCGAATGCGGGCCAACCGCCATTATCCACCAGATACGCCCGCCACCCAACAAACACCGGGGTCAGAGCCCGTTTTTAAGCACGAGCCTGGAAGCAAGTTTTATCAGAGTCCGACCCTCGCGCTTCAGGTGATGGCGACCTCGGCGCAGACACGCAAGGTTTGTTGTCACCTTGGATATTGCCAAAAAACGGGCTCTGACCCCGAAGTTTGGAAATAAAAAT
This genomic stretch from Massilia putida harbors:
- a CDS encoding 23S rRNA (adenine(2030)-N(6))-methyltransferase RlmJ, coding for MNQKDTAYTYIDTHAGAGVYALDSAQAVRSGEYVDGIARLWGRDDLPPALADYVDVVRKLNPSGKLRWYPGSPWVADAEARLEDRLRLFELHPADIKVLAENVRKLEAHHAEQGERARGRRILVDHADGFHGLKALLPPPSRRALVLVDPPYEVKLDYKHVRDALDEALKRFPAGMYAVWYPVLQRMESRQFADRLKRLPAKEWLHVTLSVAGPRADGNGLHSSGMFILNPPYTLEATLRETMPYLVQVLGQDAGATFRIEKGTQITGAAGARGGVAGTPRQPVGNARRASPLSGGGSLRLPGQAFGDGPRTRTEGESGEGRGARGPRTEAKPAPRGPLKRNGSGRS